The following are from one region of the Populus trichocarpa isolate Nisqually-1 chromosome 8, P.trichocarpa_v4.1, whole genome shotgun sequence genome:
- the LOC7467521 gene encoding alpha-mannosidase I MNS4 isoform X2, whose product MEKTWKQRCLPLLLLLSILSADTNHNNIIFLRQTAADGVTPEEATLLRDEVREMFYHAFNGYMEHAFPLDELKPLSCEGEDSLGGYALTLIDSLDMLALLGDRERFTSSVDWIGKNLRFDINKTVSVFETTIRVLGGLLSAHLIASDYATGMRIPSYDNQLLDLAEDLARRMLPAFDTPTGIPFGSVNLLYGVDEQESRITSTAGGGTLTLEFGMLSRLTNDPIFEQVTKNAVRGLWARRSKLNLVGAHINVFTGEWTQKDAGIGTSIDSFYEYLLKAYLLFGDEEYLFIFQEAYAAAMHYLYNDPWYVEVNMDSAAIVWPLFNSLQAFWPGLQVLAGDIDPAIRTHAAFFSVWKRYGFTPEGFNLATLTVQHGQKSYPLRPELIESTYWLYKATRDPRYLDVGRDMVVSLQYGARCPCGYCHIVDVEFHKKEDHMESFFLAETVSITFGSSIYGFFLIWLRVQITL is encoded by the exons ATGGAAAAAACCTGGAAACAACGATGCCTGCCCTTGTTGTTGTTGCTCTCAATATTATCTGCCGACaccaaccacaacaacattaTCTTCCTTCGACAAACTGCGGCTGATGGTGTCACTCCCGAGGAAGCCACACTTCTTCGAGACGAG GTTCGTGAAATGTTCTATCATGCTTTTAATGGATACATGGAGCATGCTTTTCCGCTTGATGAATTAAAGCCTCTATCATGTGAAGGAGAAGACAGCCTTGGTGGTTATGCTTTGACTCTG ATTGACTCCTTGGATATGCTGGCTCTACTTGGTGACCGAGAACGGTTCACTTCCTCTGTTGATTGGATTGGTAAAAATCTTCGGTTTGATATA AATAAAACAGTATCTGTCTTTGAGACTACCATCCGGGTCCTTGGAGGTTTACTCTCTGCTCATCTTATTGCAAGTGATTATGCTACG GGTATGAGAATTCCATCCTATGACAATCAATTGCTTGACTTAGCTGAGGATCTGGCTCGGAGAATGCTACCTGCATTTGACACTCCTACAG GAATTCCATTTGGGTCCGTCAATCTTTTATATGGGGTTGATGAACAGGAAAGCAGG ATAACGTCAACTGCTGGTGGTGGAACCTTGACTTTGGAATTTGGGATGCTTAGTCGCTTGACCAATGATCCAA TTTTTGAGCAAGTAACAAAGAATGCCGTGCGTGGATTATGGGCTCGCCGTTCAAAGCTGAATTTGGTTGGTGCTCACATCAATGTATTTACAGGTGAATGGACACAAaag GATGCTGGAATAGGAACAAGTATTGACTCTTTCTATGAATATCTCTTAAAG GCTTATTTGTTATTTGGTGACGAGgagtatttgtttattttccaaGAAGCCTATGCAGCTGCTATGCACTATCTTTACAATGATCCTTG GTATGTTGAGGTAAACATGGATTCTGCTGCTATTGTCTGGCCATTGTTTAACAGTTTGCAGGCCTTCTGGCCAGGCCTACag GTTTTAGCAGGAGATATTGATCCTGCAATTCGAACTCATGCTGCATTCTTCAGTGTCTGGAAAAGATATGGTTTTACTCCAGAAGGCTTTAATCTTGCTACTCTGACTGTTCAG catggGCAGAAGAGTTATCCACTGCGCCCAGAGTTGATAGAGAGCACATATTGGCTTTACAAAGCTACCCGAGATCCGAG ATATCTTGACGTTGGAAGGGATATGGTTGTGAGCTTGCAATATGGGGCTCGATGCCCCTGTGGTTATTGCCATATAGTAGATGTAGAATTTCACAAGAAAGAGGACCACATGGAGAGCTTTTTCCTGGCCGAAACTGTTAGTATTACTTTTGG GTCAAGTATCTATGGCTTCTTTTTGATTTGGCTTCGGGTCCAGATAACCTTGTAG
- the LOC7467521 gene encoding alpha-mannosidase I MNS4 isoform X1, translating to MEKTWKQRCLPLLLLLSILSADTNHNNIIFLRQTAADGVTPEEATLLRDEVREMFYHAFNGYMEHAFPLDELKPLSCEGEDSLGGYALTLIDSLDMLALLGDRERFTSSVDWIGKNLRFDINKTVSVFETTIRVLGGLLSAHLIASDYATGMRIPSYDNQLLDLAEDLARRMLPAFDTPTGIPFGSVNLLYGVDEQESRITSTAGGGTLTLEFGMLSRLTNDPIFEQVTKNAVRGLWARRSKLNLVGAHINVFTGEWTQKDAGIGTSIDSFYEYLLKAYLLFGDEEYLFIFQEAYAAAMHYLYNDPWYVEVNMDSAAIVWPLFNSLQAFWPGLQVLAGDIDPAIRTHAAFFSVWKRYGFTPEGFNLATLTVQHGQKSYPLRPELIESTYWLYKATRDPRYLDVGRDMVVSLQYGARCPCGYCHIVDVEFHKKEDHMESFFLAETVKYLWLLFDLASGPDNLVENGPYKYIFSTEGHLLPATPQISLIHEHCSYLGAYCKGGGIEQESRKSDISIHPQENNASVLSGSWVHSSYPSDSSFLESTSTSGLMKGLCPGLTHGQKYGISYLDATRTAQEDHSTHQRENVADSHSLLVVSQQSADNSLSKNKNEKQEH from the exons ATGGAAAAAACCTGGAAACAACGATGCCTGCCCTTGTTGTTGTTGCTCTCAATATTATCTGCCGACaccaaccacaacaacattaTCTTCCTTCGACAAACTGCGGCTGATGGTGTCACTCCCGAGGAAGCCACACTTCTTCGAGACGAG GTTCGTGAAATGTTCTATCATGCTTTTAATGGATACATGGAGCATGCTTTTCCGCTTGATGAATTAAAGCCTCTATCATGTGAAGGAGAAGACAGCCTTGGTGGTTATGCTTTGACTCTG ATTGACTCCTTGGATATGCTGGCTCTACTTGGTGACCGAGAACGGTTCACTTCCTCTGTTGATTGGATTGGTAAAAATCTTCGGTTTGATATA AATAAAACAGTATCTGTCTTTGAGACTACCATCCGGGTCCTTGGAGGTTTACTCTCTGCTCATCTTATTGCAAGTGATTATGCTACG GGTATGAGAATTCCATCCTATGACAATCAATTGCTTGACTTAGCTGAGGATCTGGCTCGGAGAATGCTACCTGCATTTGACACTCCTACAG GAATTCCATTTGGGTCCGTCAATCTTTTATATGGGGTTGATGAACAGGAAAGCAGG ATAACGTCAACTGCTGGTGGTGGAACCTTGACTTTGGAATTTGGGATGCTTAGTCGCTTGACCAATGATCCAA TTTTTGAGCAAGTAACAAAGAATGCCGTGCGTGGATTATGGGCTCGCCGTTCAAAGCTGAATTTGGTTGGTGCTCACATCAATGTATTTACAGGTGAATGGACACAAaag GATGCTGGAATAGGAACAAGTATTGACTCTTTCTATGAATATCTCTTAAAG GCTTATTTGTTATTTGGTGACGAGgagtatttgtttattttccaaGAAGCCTATGCAGCTGCTATGCACTATCTTTACAATGATCCTTG GTATGTTGAGGTAAACATGGATTCTGCTGCTATTGTCTGGCCATTGTTTAACAGTTTGCAGGCCTTCTGGCCAGGCCTACag GTTTTAGCAGGAGATATTGATCCTGCAATTCGAACTCATGCTGCATTCTTCAGTGTCTGGAAAAGATATGGTTTTACTCCAGAAGGCTTTAATCTTGCTACTCTGACTGTTCAG catggGCAGAAGAGTTATCCACTGCGCCCAGAGTTGATAGAGAGCACATATTGGCTTTACAAAGCTACCCGAGATCCGAG ATATCTTGACGTTGGAAGGGATATGGTTGTGAGCTTGCAATATGGGGCTCGATGCCCCTGTGGTTATTGCCATATAGTAGATGTAGAATTTCACAAGAAAGAGGACCACATGGAGAGCTTTTTCCTGGCCGAAACT GTCAAGTATCTATGGCTTCTTTTTGATTTGGCTTCGGGTCCAGATAACCTTGTAGAAAATGGGCCATACAA GTACATCTTCAGCACAGAGGGCCACTTATTGCCTGCAACCCCACAAATATCTCTCATACATGAACATTGTTCATATTTAGGTGCATACTGTAAAGGTGGTGGCATTGAACAGGAATCTCGTAAATCAGACATCTCAATCCATCCCCAAGAAAATAATGCCAGTGTGCTTTCTGGGAGCTGGGTTCATTCCAGCTATCCATCAGATTCCTCTTTTCTCGAGTCTACTTCTACATCAGGGTTGATGAAG GGACTTTGCCCCGGATTAACTCATGGACAAAAATATGGAATATCATACCTAGATGCAACGCGTACAGCTCAGGAGGATCACTCCACGCACCAAAGAGAGAATGTGGCTGATAGCCATTCTCTGCTGGTTGTTTCCCAACAAAGTGCTGATAATTCTCTGTCGAAAAACAAGAACGAAAAACAAGAACATTGA